In Magnetospirillum sp. WYHS-4, a genomic segment contains:
- the proB gene encoding glutamate 5-kinase gives MKTDRSTADLNRARRIVVKIGSALLVDSVRGTVHRQWLEALAQDVADARARGQAVVLVTSGAVAVGRRHLKLGDRPLRLDEKQAAAATGQVHLMHAYQETLGHHGLGVAQVLLTLEDSENRKRYLNARQTLETLLGLGVVPVINENDTVAVDEIRFGDNDRLAARVAAMVGADTLLLLSDIDGLYTGDPRKDPDARFLAELDEITPEIEAMAGDPGSAHGSGGMVTKLAAARICLNAGCRMAIALGAGLHPFRRIEGGERCTWFLPRNNPGTARKLWISGSLKATGSLVVDAGALQALKAGKSLLPAGVARVEGQFQQGDSVAVRDAEGREVARGLAAYSADDARRIAGHKSAEIESLLGYAGPDEIIHRDDLVLA, from the coding sequence ATGAAGACTGACCGCAGCACCGCCGACCTGAACCGGGCGCGGCGAATCGTGGTCAAGATCGGATCGGCCCTGCTGGTCGATTCCGTGCGCGGCACCGTGCACCGCCAATGGCTGGAGGCGCTGGCCCAGGACGTGGCCGATGCCCGTGCCCGTGGCCAGGCGGTGGTGCTCGTCACCTCGGGCGCGGTGGCGGTGGGCCGCCGACACCTGAAGCTGGGCGACCGGCCCCTGCGCCTGGACGAGAAGCAGGCCGCCGCGGCCACCGGCCAAGTCCACCTGATGCATGCCTATCAGGAAACGCTCGGCCATCACGGTCTCGGCGTCGCCCAGGTGCTGCTGACCCTCGAAGACAGCGAGAACCGCAAGCGCTACCTGAACGCCCGCCAGACCCTGGAGACCTTGCTGGGTCTGGGGGTGGTGCCGGTAATCAACGAAAACGACACGGTGGCGGTGGACGAAATCCGCTTCGGCGACAACGACCGCCTGGCGGCCCGGGTGGCGGCCATGGTCGGCGCCGACACCTTGTTGCTGCTGTCCGATATCGACGGGCTTTATACCGGCGATCCGCGCAAGGACCCCGATGCCCGTTTCCTTGCCGAACTGGACGAGATCACCCCCGAGATCGAGGCCATGGCCGGCGATCCGGGCAGCGCCCACGGCTCGGGCGGCATGGTGACCAAGCTGGCGGCGGCGCGGATCTGCCTGAACGCCGGTTGTCGCATGGCGATCGCCCTGGGCGCCGGCCTTCATCCCTTCCGGCGCATCGAAGGCGGCGAGCGCTGCACTTGGTTCCTGCCCAGGAACAATCCCGGCACAGCCCGCAAGCTGTGGATTTCCGGCTCGCTCAAGGCCACCGGCAGCCTGGTGGTGGACGCAGGCGCCTTGCAGGCCCTGAAGGCGGGCAAGAGCCTGCTGCCGGCCGGCGTGGCCCGCGTGGAGGGGCAGTTCCAGCAGGGCGATTCGGTCGCCGTGCGCGACGCCGAAGGCCGCGAGGTGGCACGCGGCTTGGCCGCCTATTCGGCCGACGATGCCCGCCGCATCGCCGGCCACAAGAGCGCCGAGATCGAATCCCTGCTGGGCTACGCGGGGCCGGACGAAATCATCCACCGGGACGACCTGGTCCTCGCCTGA
- a CDS encoding site-specific integrase, whose product MENLPQPGRSRGLGARRRKQDGPRRLRQHGGGREHDPGGCPGSLRTRSDPQEERRQAGEIPPRHLAPRQAGPAISRRHPLLRSGRVAGPAAGGRLFRLQGAKRSGPAGAPVQRRRRRVGHGGAPQPRPQQRLKKGEQDRLLEACRASRSTWLAPIVVLAMETGMRLGEIVGLQWENVDFGSRVAALPMTKNGTRREVPLSSRAIVTLRKLPRSIDGRVFPITDEAVKRAWRAATTRADIEDLRFHDLRHEATSRLFEKGLDTMEVAAVTGHKTLTMLRRYTHLKAADLAKKLG is encoded by the coding sequence ATGGAAAACCTTCCCCAGCCGGGCCGAAGCCGAGGCCTGGGCGCGCGACGTCGAAAGCAAGATGGACCGAGGCGTCTTCGTCAGCATGGCGGAGGCCGAGAGCACGACCCTGGCGGATGCCCTGGATCGTTACGAACGCGAAGTGACCCCCAGGAAGAAAGGCGCCAAGCAGGAGAAATACCGCCTCGCCATCTGGCGCCGCGACAAGCTGGCCCTGCGATCTCTCGCCGGCATCCGCTCCTCCGATCTGGCCGCGTGGCGGGACCAGCAGCTGGAGGCCGGCTATTCCGCCTCCAAGGTGCGAAACGATCTGGCCCTGCTGGGGCACCTGTTCAACGTCGCCGCCGTCGAGTGGGGCATGGAGGGGCTCCGCAACCCCGTCCACAACAGCGGCTCAAGAAGGGCGAACAGGACAGACTGCTGGAGGCCTGCCGCGCCTCGCGCTCGACCTGGCTGGCGCCCATCGTGGTCTTGGCGATGGAAACCGGGATGCGCCTGGGGGAGATCGTTGGGCTCCAATGGGAGAATGTCGATTTCGGAAGCCGCGTGGCGGCCCTTCCCATGACCAAGAACGGCACCCGTCGCGAGGTGCCCCTGTCCTCCCGTGCCATCGTGACCCTGCGGAAACTTCCCAGGTCCATCGATGGGCGGGTTTTTCCCATCACCGACGAAGCGGTGAAGCGGGCCTGGCGCGCGGCCACCACCCGCGCCGACATCGAGGACCTCCGTTTCCACGACCTGCGTCACGAGGCCACCAGCCGCCTCTTCGAGAAGGGCCTGGATACCATGGAAGTCGCGGCCGTCACCGGCCACAAGACCCTGACCATGCTCCGCCGCTACACCCACCTGAAGGCGGCCGATCTGGCGAAGAAGCTGGGGTAG
- the rpmA gene encoding 50S ribosomal protein L27 → MAHKKAGGSSRNGRDTEGRRLGLKKFGGEAVIAGNILVRQRGTQFHPGRNVGMGRDHTLFSLVDGNVRFETKSQGKVVVIVEPAAS, encoded by the coding sequence ATGGCGCACAAGAAGGCAGGCGGCAGTTCCCGTAACGGCCGCGATACCGAAGGCAGGCGGCTGGGCCTGAAGAAATTCGGCGGCGAAGCCGTGATTGCCGGCAACATCCTGGTTCGCCAGCGCGGCACCCAGTTTCACCCGGGCCGTAACGTCGGCATGGGCCGCGACCACACCCTGTTCTCGCTGGTGGACGGCAATGTCCGCTTCGAGACCAAGTCCCAGGGCAAGGTCGTGGTGATCGTGGAGCCCGCGGCTTCCTGA
- the obgE gene encoding GTPase ObgE, whose translation MKFLDEAKIFVKSGDGGNGCVAFRREKFIEFGGPDGGDGGRGGDVIVECVDGLNTLIDFRYQQHFKARKGGNGAGRNRTGAASADVTIRVPKGTQILEDDKETLIADMTEVGQRMTLARGGDGGFGNAHYKTSTNQAPRRADNGWPGEERWVWLRLKLIADAGLVGLPNAGKSTFLAAVSHAKPKIADYPFTTLHPNLGVVTVDGEEFVLADIPGLIEGAHEGAGLGDRFLGHVERCGILLHLVDATQDDPVAAWRTVRKELKAYGHGLDKKPELLALNKCDALTEEEVETRRARLAKSARRKVAVVSGVARIGVTEALRRMLATIKERQAGEAHED comes from the coding sequence GTGAAATTCCTCGATGAAGCCAAGATCTTCGTGAAGAGCGGCGACGGCGGCAACGGCTGCGTCGCCTTCCGGCGCGAGAAGTTCATCGAATTCGGCGGCCCCGACGGGGGCGACGGCGGCCGCGGCGGCGACGTGATCGTCGAATGCGTCGACGGTCTCAACACCCTCATCGACTTCCGCTACCAGCAGCATTTCAAGGCCCGCAAGGGCGGCAACGGGGCCGGCCGCAACCGCACCGGAGCCGCGTCGGCCGACGTGACGATCCGTGTCCCCAAGGGTACCCAGATCCTGGAGGACGACAAGGAAACCCTGATCGCCGACATGACGGAGGTCGGCCAACGCATGACGCTGGCCCGCGGCGGAGACGGCGGTTTCGGCAACGCCCATTACAAGACCTCCACCAACCAGGCGCCGCGACGCGCCGACAACGGCTGGCCGGGCGAGGAACGCTGGGTCTGGCTACGCCTGAAGCTGATCGCCGACGCCGGCCTGGTCGGCCTGCCCAACGCCGGCAAGTCCACCTTCCTGGCCGCCGTTTCCCATGCCAAACCCAAGATTGCCGACTATCCCTTCACCACCTTGCACCCCAACCTGGGGGTGGTGACGGTGGACGGCGAGGAATTCGTGCTGGCCGACATCCCCGGCCTGATCGAAGGCGCCCACGAAGGCGCAGGGCTGGGCGACCGCTTCCTCGGACATGTGGAGCGTTGCGGCATCCTGCTGCATCTGGTCGATGCCACTCAGGACGACCCGGTGGCCGCCTGGCGCACGGTGCGCAAGGAATTGAAGGCTTACGGCCACGGCCTGGACAAGAAGCCCGAACTGCTGGCCCTCAACAAGTGCGACGCCTTGACGGAAGAGGAAGTCGAGACCAGACGGGCAAGGCTGGCGAAAAGCGCAAGGCGCAAGGTGGCGGTCGTCTCCGGCGTCGCACGGATCGGCGTGACCGAGGCGCTGCGCCGCATGTTGGCGACCATCAAGGAACGGCAAGCCGGGGAGGCCCATGAAGACTGA
- a CDS encoding RES family NAD+ phosphorylase — MPVWRLAREAHAALDGEGARIFGGRWNSPGRPMIYTASSAALAVLEVRVHLDLPLDMAPRDFQLMSTELGDMGIEDLPTGGADDPLSFGDRWLREGRSPAIRVPSFIVPEEWNLLVNPLHPAARGIKVVSRRPFRFDPRLF; from the coding sequence ATGCCGGTGTGGCGACTGGCCCGCGAAGCCCACGCGGCGCTGGATGGCGAAGGCGCCCGCATCTTCGGCGGACGCTGGAACTCCCCCGGCCGGCCGATGATCTACACCGCCTCGTCGGCGGCCCTGGCCGTCCTGGAGGTGCGGGTCCATCTCGACCTGCCGCTCGACATGGCGCCCCGCGACTTCCAGCTGATGTCCACGGAACTCGGCGACATGGGAATCGAGGACCTTCCGACGGGAGGCGCGGACGATCCCCTTTCCTTTGGCGACCGCTGGCTCCGGGAGGGGCGGTCCCCGGCGATTCGGGTTCCCTCCTTCATCGTGCCGGAGGAATGGAACCTGCTCGTCAATCCCCTGCATCCCGCGGCCCGGGGCATCAAGGTCGTCTCACGGCGACCGTTTCGCTTCGATCCGCGACTGTTTTAA